The DNA sequence CAACTCGGCCAATCTTAACACATTATCGTCAAATCGAttcttgaataataataataatccataaaatcaataaataaaagaaagaaaataagcatTTCCAGTAACACTATCCATAACTACCGAAAAATGCTTTCACCTTCATTTGATCTATAGACTATTAAGTACAAGTACAAGAACATGGGTAATTACAATTTATCAACACGGTAAGACAGTATCATCCCCCATAACAAAGGGAACAAAATGGAAGACAACAAGAACCACCCTAGAaataggaaagaaaagagaatacaaaagaagaaagcGAAAAACCACTAATCTTTCTCTCTAAATCCCAACCTTGACGCCTCTTCTACACCGTATCCGACTATCTTCACCACCAAAACCTTGCTTTGCCAGCTAAGTGAAAACTAAAAACCTCTGTTGTTTTCTATCCTGTGCTTATTTCCGGTGTCTTCGTGAGTCGTTAACATCTTACAACATTCTGATAGCGTTACTGGAACCCACCAACTTACAAAGATGTTCAACCTAAACTAAAATGGTATCAGCTAGACTCCAGGCAGGCCTCTCTCCTCGCTAAGAAACAAAACTGACCCCAAGCTTCCATGAACAAATGCTGTCTTACTGGCCTGACATCCTAACTATTCTACTATATCTAAAGCAGATTTTAATCAAATAGAAAGCCCTTTTCTTTTGCTGCTTCCACCACAGTGCTAGCATTTCCTCTGCTCTTAGATAGGTTATAATAGAATTTCCACAAATTGACAGAGAACGGATATACTGAAAAAGCTTTCTCATAAAACCTTTCAGACATGGCCTCATTACCTGCAATATTGCCCAAAATATCGGCAGCTTCTACCCATACATACTCTGGTGGTATTGGAATAGCATGAAAGATTGCACCGACCAATGTCGAGCTTGCCCAAAACAAAATCCCAGCAGAAGCAACATTGGTAAAGTTGTAGTTTCTGCTTAACAACTTGCAGGCAGACATGGCTAACGGGTAGTTGGATGGTAATATCTCCAAGATGCCTTCGACAAAATCCACCAAATTCTTCAACTCACCAAACTTGGGTAAAAGAGATGGGCCATACCAAACTTCAAGCAGCAAGTTAACCAGAGAGAAATCAAATGAAACAGgatttaatatgttattaactaGCTGCTGAACTCTTGGTTTCTTGACATCATCAATGAATTTTCTTGATAATGGCACAGAGATGAGGAAAAGTCGGGCATCATCCAGATAACTCTCCAATATGTTCTTGATTCCAACGGTAGGAGAATCCTCCTTTAATGATAATTTGGCAATGAGCAAAAACATGGCATGCTCTCTCAAGCAATGCTTAAACCATTCTGGAGTAGCAGCCTTCATTGCCGAGTCAATGGCTAACTGGGCTTCGATGTGGTTATTtagcaataattttttaagagaaagaTTGAGATAACCAAACATTAGATCTATCCCATTAGGATTGGAATTCGATGTTTCTGGACTTGCATATGAAGCCAATCCTTGTGAGCGACAAGAGTTACCACCATCCACAGCCTCTGATAATCTGCTTTGATGACATTGAACTTCCCAGATTGAGTGAAACCAACGGATAATAAGTTCCTTCGCAAAATCCAAACTTGCATTCTGGAGGGCATATTCAACGTATTGATTCCAGATACAGTGAATTCCAGGGGCTTCTTTTGGCCAGTTTCTAAGAGCATCCTCAAACCCTAAAAAGCTCAAATCTCCAAAATCACGATTCAGTGTCCGTGCCGATATTAAAACGAGTTCGAAGCAAGATGGGTACAACTTAATATATTTGTCCAACAAATTTCTCATGCTTTCTAAGCAATCAAGTGCCATCAGGCACCTAATAAGGTTGACAGCAAAAAGCTGTGCTGACCTCAGATTACTTTCACTTTTATGGGATTCAGAATAGAGATACGAATCAACAGAACTCGCTGCTGCTTCCACAAGCTCAACAGCCCTCCGTTTCTCATCATCTATCAGATCAACAAAAGGCCATTCTATTTCAAGTTCTTTCTCACATTCAAACCTGTGTACCACAGCATCAGGCAGTTTCCTGTAAATAACTAAGTACACACAACAAACCCATAATACACATTTGTCAGAAATTTTTAAGCATGCAAGAATGTCTGAGTGTGAAAGAGAAAAGGGCTCATTAGAGATTTTCATAGCAGGGAAGAGCCCATAGCTTCTCTGGATGGCCTTCTCAACATTCCCAGACATGCGCAAACAATccatcatctgcaaaaacaggTCTAAGATGCATGCACTATCACGCATTCTGTCCCTGTCAGAAGCAGATGCATGACGACAAAGCACTTTGATGGCTGCATCATATGCAACCAACCGGCCATCAAATTGTGTACGACTGTTGATGTACATAAGCCAGAGCTCATAAGATCCTTCATTGTGTTTGACCTGAATAGCAAGAGAAAAGTGTTTCCATATGGCAATTCAATGTCAGTTCGCTGAAGAGAAGCATAAAAGTGCTTAAACTAGAAACAGACAGGAAATGCAGGAAAAAAAGGTGGAATATGCTATGAAAGAACAAAGACAATTAGAAAAATGATGTCAAGAAGGTTTTCCTATACAAAGAAACATTCTGCATTAATTTCAAACaaaaccatattatttttacttcttGTAATCTAACTTTCACGAGCTCTCTGTTCCTACATTTTTAAGAGCAGGGAATGCATGACCTTAAAGCTCCAAcacaaacaataaaagaaacGAGATTCAAGAGCTCAACGATCCCATTTCCTTTTTACTAATTTATCCCTCGAATAAGTAGAGTTCCAGCCTTGCCCATTGAGAGAGACTTAATTTCGCCCAGTTGAAAAGATAAGTACAACACAAAGGCGGAAGCTTTCATTAACTACCATAGACATCTGGAAACACAAACTATGTATTTGAAGCTCAAGTATAACCACTTTTCAAGTCAACCAAAGAACGTTTATTGCTGTAAAACAGAAAGAGATGCTCTCCAGAAAATAACCAACACTAACCATCCCTTCCTTGCCCCCAACCCAatcaaggaaagaaaaagagactaAAAAAACCACCATAGAGTATGTTGGTTGGAGCCAGATTTATAGAGTAGATTTATAGAGTATGTGGGCGGCATGCATTTGAGCACCATGAGTATATTTCACCCTACTTGATCTCACACACTGGATGGTAACAATCATGCATAAGCCAGCATCACATACTAAAAAAAACTCTTATCCAGCGCTTATTACTAGGGAGATGAAACAACAAATCAATACAATTGTGAATCCAGATATAAGATATAGATTACAAGAGTCAACAAATCCATACAAGTCAAACATGATAAATTTCAGTATGAAGCAACGCTATGGAGAATCAGGAAGTCCCATCAGGTGTGTAGACAGCTACCATCAATACATATCAATaggacttttttttataggtaatgcATATCATTAGGATTAATAAATCAAAACCATATAGATAGAAATCTTTAGTGCCTTCTTAGAGTTACCAATGCTAATAGCAACACCTATAAGCCTGTCTCCACACTTGCAGAAACTCCTCATTCTTCATAGCATACTCCATTTATAATAGGAAGCATATAAATAACATACCGCATAAGAGAACATGTCATCCTTCCCAACTGATTTCGTATTGCTATAGTAaataagtagataaaaaatCCAGAGTGTTACAGAAGTTGGATCAGTCTCAAGAGCTCGTGACAGCACATCGAGAGCCTACAAAGCTCaaaaatatgagatgaaaatattgGCAATGCAGGATGATATTCCAAAtgcacaaaagaaaaattacctTTTTCACACCCTCTATATTATTAACCTCCTGATTGAGAATAATAAGCGCCATCTCAATGGATTGATCATTATTGGCCAAAGCTTGTTCAAGTTGATTCTAAGCATACATCATGTAAGAAAAAAGTTAGCATGGATGAGACAAAAAGGGACCAAACAATGCTATAAAACAGTTGCTcatgaataaaaaacaaattggaGACCACTGGAAGTTGTGACCACTAAAAAGATAGCAGCGGTATGCAGGCTAGGCATCTAAATCAAGagaataacctattttaatatgaacaggaaaatcaagataataataaatgaacaaTGAACAAACCAATACGCTGTTTCTACTCCGGAAATATGATGACTGCCTGTTCCAATTGCCATCAATCTCTATACGACCATCACTGCCATGCAAGAATGGACCATCCGCAGGGAAAGGTTTTCGATGCATATTTGATATTGCTAAGGAGATGCTGAAACACTTTTCCCACCATTGACTGGTCACTCGTGCTAGAACAGACTGATATGAAAGCGGATCAGCTCTAAGCATATCTAATCCAACTAGATAAGTTGGAGAGACTGTAACATCAAAAAACTTGGGACCTTTTGTTGCACCACTACATGCTCGTTGATGTAAGATTAATCCAGGTTGAGAACCTgcagaagtttttttttttttaatataagtaaaagtaaatttttagtgatagtaaaggcatagcccaagtacaccggTAGTATACAACGAACATGCCTAATTACAACTAAGCACTAGTGAGAGATACAATCAAATCATGAAGATTGTCCGTATTACAAGAACCTGCAGAAGTTATATTTATCCAATTTGAGTATCTGCAAAACTACTATTTCAGGAAGTAAGCAATATAATGCAGGTCTCAAAAATCACCACAGAAATTTACATACCTGCACAATCAGGATCATCATGCTGATCCATATTTCCATTAGAGTAGTCCTTAACATGTTGCCAAGGACATTCATCATTGTTGCATTTTCCTCGAAGCTCATACATGCAAAGGGGCCAAAATGGATTAACTGTGTGGTTGCAGGTATAAGAACCAAATTCTCTTCCACTTAAATCTTTAATTGCATTTGCTATAGCAGTGTTCCTCTGAATCTTGTCAGAGTTAACATGAGCACTCTCTTCattgtaaatatcattatcCTGACTTTGCTGATCTCTGGTCTGCAATTCTACTAAACCAATTGGAGACATAACCTTCAGATGACAAAATGCACTCCTCAAAATTGAAGGAGGTGAAGATGACACAGAATTCAGCAAGTGGTGACCTTGCCTAACAGATAATCTGCAGTCCTGGGAATCAGTAGTGGAGTGAGAGTTTGAAGCATTTTCAATTTGATGCTGGTTCCGAACATCAAGAGAAGGCTCAATGATACTTCTTTCTTGCCTATCAGTGCCTAGATTAGGGTAAaacaagataaagaaaaaaaataatataagttCGAGTGGAATAAATCACTTTACTCTATGCGGATTAATATCAAATGGATCCTCATAACTAAAGACAATAGACATAATATAGAGTTTTGATTACAAGTTTGATCAACAATTTATACTAGATAGTTGGATTTGATTGgatggaaaattctatacaccatactaccatCCCACTTTCATCCCATTAAGTaagatgtggcacatttatcaccattaaatgatcatttattacatgcttctttatcatctaatggtgatgaatgtgccacatactactaagtatgatcaaaataggataAGAGTGcggtgtatagcattactcctAATCGGATTGATGCTGCTTACAAATTTCAGTACAACTAAGAAAGCACATGAGATTAAATATCAGTTTCGAAAAAACTAAATCCTACTAGCATTTCCAAATAGATTTAGCCACAGCCAAATCTTGCATCACAATTACAAGCTTTTTTCATGGCATAGCTGACACTAACTACAAAAAATAACGAGTCTAAATTTACACTGTAATACATGATATTTCTGGTAGATGTTTGTCAGAAAAAGAAAGGTTttgtcaaataaaatatatgctaAGGACCAGTAAATTACATAATAGAATTGAAAGACAATGAAGACCAAACCACAAGCCTACCATGCACATggcttttgtcttttttttttttttttttttaaataggcatagtccaagtacacactACAAATACAAGAGAAGACACCTAGTCAAAAACTAGAAatagatacaagaaaataatgaaagcCGAGTCTGTTGAAATCTATAGGAATTGCCCATGACAATAGTGTACATGGTTTTTTATTCTCCAACCAACAAAAGTTCATAACATCATTATGTTTTTTTCTGACATAAAGCCTCACCAAAGCATCAGCCCCACCCTTGGGGAGTAAATCCCATATATACAACCCCACCCATCAAAATTGTGTCAATCAATCCAATAAAAATTCTATCCGAAATTGAACCTCGTAACGACCCAGGAAAAGTGCTAACCACATCTAcactagggctgagcaaaaatccgacaatccgactccgaatccgactccgctccgactccgctccggctccgacttgtcggagtcggagtcggaggttttttcttcatgacagtcggagtcggagtcggatccattgatgatccgactccgactccgctccgatccgactccgatcctccgcctccgcctccgcctccgacgtctccctccgactccgcctccgcctccgattttatacatattttataaaatatgtgtttttctatatattaattatttaaattttatacaactatatcttatatagttagttaaattcaataatatactagttaaataatatatttatactataatatatagactaaattgactaataatagtttagtatatgactatatgtaaatatcatactattacaaatttacaatattactaccatgtaacactaaattactaatgtataaatataatagcatataatactaataactaatgtatatataatatactataaacactaagatgaataataacatcgacatgtaatattgtaatactaatgtataaacactaatctataaatttataataacatataatactaatgtataataactaaagtattattcatataaattactaatagtctaatagtattaattactatatataaattagtaaaccactttaagcctatatataaatgact is a window from the Juglans regia cultivar Chandler chromosome 7, Walnut 2.0, whole genome shotgun sequence genome containing:
- the LOC108986348 gene encoding uncharacterized protein LOC108986348 isoform X3, with amino-acid sequence MEEIDDAAASKPADSNPNTELAHKPSSKVREEGELSSSSDGDDNNENPACSALRSAGAAAPPSGHIPVPPVIKVTQGIQAGSIDIHCRTSTQPKFQKSSDKNRVPLKSATTAWRPPLGPNNNNLVIRFSDDDSGSDSEEYRQDKALETKGNMTVVEGNRRLSVPSSAELTKLRQTARNVNKVLPKKTSLSRPFMSATTAIQGANSRGAGNSSVEQGSRWRNFNSVKKGLDQDRSGDKGVGLNNTKLQDLRQQIALRENELKHKSAQQNKESASVLDRDHNAINIKNDTVRKHDTTSANSIQLESREPDKKRLKVGGSINTQLNSGDQREIPAAKSTLVSEGTALESISLQNLNKADCSQREVSLCRAESSIVKLKRQDDKCVAVSPESADINTGCNRSGRSSRQVNYCAVLNQTTPLANITSNALPKNLSSLELSQETGIGGRQPPGSLLYKATTQNNLIRGRDHHEVIPNDMTLEPSFNNVCQGSLNNASFWNYLGNSNVSEHNNITIQSLVEMEGSLDKDLEEAQEHRHRCEIEERNALKAYRKAQRALVEANARCIDLYRRREHYSAHLRSYFMENSSLFSSSMQHEHAGVGLDYSNSMSENANPIPTAGHHMQPEFDGFMQPGCGSNTHFISNAPINAVHRQLGGHNLGSEPCSELDASTSEPLPHRCNNAADGVRSPSNDANISADEDEETFPFDVESIQPSNECHTKEKNFENGQNNSNNESNKKILIDSSQDTLLLEATLRSKLFAQLGTRNLSKNISSCDNTEHAVEQAAENDVGRERTHTGNGSLSGIEKHTKHDHGGTDRQERSIIEPSLDVRNQHQIENASNSHSTTDSQDCRLSVRQGHHLLNSVSSSPPSILRSAFCHLKVMSPIGLVELQTRDQQSQDNDIYNEESAHVNSDKIQRNTAIANAIKDLSGREFGSYTCNHTVNPFWPLCMYELRGKCNNDECPWQHVKDYSNGNMDQHDDPDCAGSQPGLILHQRACSGATKGPKFFDVTVSPTYLVGLDMLRADPLSYQSVLARVTSQWWEKCFSISLAISNMHRKPFPADGPFLHGSDGRIEIDGNWNRQSSYFRSRNSVLNQLEQALANNDQSIEMALIILNQEVNNIEGVKKALDVLSRALETDPTSVTLWIFYLLIYYSNTKSVGKDDMFSYAVKHNEGSYELWLMYINSRTQFDGRLVAYDAAIKVLCRHASASDRDRMRDSACILDLFLQMMDCLRMSGNVEKAIQRSYGLFPAMKISNEPFSLSHSDILACLKISDKCVLWVCCVYLVIYRKLPDAVVHRFECEKELEIEWPFVDLIDDEKRRAVELVEAAASSVDSYLYSESHKSESNLRSAQLFAVNLIRCLMALDCLESMRNLLDKYIKLYPSCFELVLISARTLNRDFGDLSFLGFEDALRNWPKEAPGIHCIWNQYVEYALQNASLDFAKELIIRWFHSIWEVQCHQSRLSEAVDGGNSCRSQGLASYASPETSNSNPNGIDLMFGYLNLSLKKLLLNNHIEAQLAIDSAMKAATPEWFKHCLREHAMFLLIAKLSLKEDSPTVGIKNILESYLDDARLFLISVPLSRKFIDDVKKPRVQQLVNNILNPVSFDFSLVNLLLEVWYGPSLLPKFGELKNLVDFVEGILEILPSNYPLAMSACKLLSRNYNFTNVASAGILFWASSTLVGAIFHAIPIPPEYVWVEAADILGNIAGNEAMSERFYEKAFSVYPFSVNLWKFYYNLSKSRGNASTVVEAAKEKGFLFD
- the LOC108986348 gene encoding uncharacterized protein LOC108986348 isoform X2 yields the protein MEEIDDAAASKPADSNPNTELAHKPSSKVREEGELSSSSDGDDNNENPACSALRSAGAAAPPSGHIPVPPVIKVTQGIQAGSIDIHCRTSTQPKFQKSSDKNRVPLKSATTAWRPPLGPNNNNLVIRFSDDDSGSDSEEYRQDKALETKGNMTVVEGNRRLSVPSSAELTKLRQTARNVNKVLPKKTSLSRPFMSATTAIQGANSRGAGNSSVEQGSRWRNFNSVKKGLDQDRSGDKGVGLNNTKLQDLRQQIALRENELKHKSAQQNKESASVLDRDHNAINIKNDTVRKHDTTSANSIQLESREPDKKRLKVGGSINTQLNSGDQREIPAAKSTLVSEGTALESISLQNLNKADCSQREVSLCRAESSIVKLKRQDDKCVAVSPESMPSMANDGADINTGCNRSGRSSRQVNYCAVLNQTTPLANITSNALPKNLSSLELSQETGIGGRQPPGSLLYKATTQNNLIRGRDHHEVIPNDMTLEPSFNNVCQGSLNNASFWNYLGNSNVSEHNNITIQSLVEMEGSLDKDLEEAQEHRHRCEIEERNALKAYRKAQRALVEANARCIDLYRRREHYSAHLRSYFMENSSLFSSSMQHEHAGVGLDYSNSMSENANPIPTAGHHMQPEFDGFMQPGCGSNTHFISNAPINAVHRQLGGHNLGSEPCSELDASTSEPLPHRCNNAADGVRSPSNDANISADEDEETFPFDVESIQPSNECHTKEKNFENGQNNSNNESNKKILIDSSQDTLLLEATLRSKLFAQLGTRNLSKNISSCDNTEHAVEQAAENDVGRERTHTGNGSLSGIEKHTKHDHGGTDRQERSIIEPSLDVRNQHQIENASNSHSTTDSQDCRLSVRQGHHLLNSVSSSPPSILRSAFCHLKVMSPIGLVELQTRDQQSQDNDIYNEESAHVNSDKIQRNTAIANAIKDLSGREFGSYTCNHTVNPFWPLCMYELRGKCNNDECPWQHVKDYSNGNMDQHDDPDCAGSQPGLILHQRACSGATKGPKFFDVTVSPTYLVGLDMLRADPLSYQSVLARVTSQWWEKCFSISLAISNMHRKPFPADGPFLHGSDGRIEIDGNWNRQSSYFRSRNSNQLEQALANNDQSIEMALIILNQEVNNIEGVKKALDVLSRALETDPTSVTLWIFYLLIYYSNTKSVGKDDMFSYAVKHNEGSYELWLMYINSRTQFDGRLVAYDAAIKVLCRHASASDRDRMRDSACILDLFLQMMDCLRMSGNVEKAIQRSYGLFPAMKISNEPFSLSHSDILACLKISDKCVLWVCCVYLVIYRKLPDAVVHRFECEKELEIEWPFVDLIDDEKRRAVELVEAAASSVDSYLYSESHKSESNLRSAQLFAVNLIRCLMALDCLESMRNLLDKYIKLYPSCFELVLISARTLNRDFGDLSFLGFEDALRNWPKEAPGIHCIWNQYVEYALQNASLDFAKELIIRWFHSIWEVQCHQSRLSEAVDGGNSCRSQGLASYASPETSNSNPNGIDLMFGYLNLSLKKLLLNNHIEAQLAIDSAMKAATPEWFKHCLREHAMFLLIAKLSLKEDSPTVGIKNILESYLDDARLFLISVPLSRKFIDDVKKPRVQQLVNNILNPVSFDFSLVNLLLEVWYGPSLLPKFGELKNLVDFVEGILEILPSNYPLAMSACKLLSRNYNFTNVASAGILFWASSTLVGAIFHAIPIPPEYVWVEAADILGNIAGNEAMSERFYEKAFSVYPFSVNLWKFYYNLSKSRGNASTVVEAAKEKGFLFD
- the LOC108986348 gene encoding uncharacterized protein LOC108986348 isoform X1 gives rise to the protein MEEIDDAAASKPADSNPNTELAHKPSSKVREEGELSSSSDGDDNNENPACSALRSAGAAAPPSGHIPVPPVIKVTQGIQAGSIDIHCRTSTQPKFQKSSDKNRVPLKSATTAWRPPLGPNNNNLVIRFSDDDSGSDSEEYRQDKALETKGNMTVVEGNRRLSVPSSAELTKLRQTARNVNKVLPKKTSLSRPFMSATTAIQGANSRGAGNSSVEQGSRWRNFNSVKKGLDQDRSGDKGVGLNNTKLQDLRQQIALRENELKHKSAQQNKESASVLDRDHNAINIKNDTVRKHDTTSANSIQLESREPDKKRLKVGGSINTQLNSGDQREIPAAKSTLVSEGTALESISLQNLNKADCSQREVSLCRAESSIVKLKRQDDKCVAVSPESMPSMANDGADINTGCNRSGRSSRQVNYCAVLNQTTPLANITSNALPKNLSSLELSQETGIGGRQPPGSLLYKATTQNNLIRGRDHHEVIPNDMTLEPSFNNVCQGSLNNASFWNYLGNSNVSEHNNITIQSLVEMEGSLDKDLEEAQEHRHRCEIEERNALKAYRKAQRALVEANARCIDLYRRREHYSAHLRSYFMENSSLFSSSMQHEHAGVGLDYSNSMSENANPIPTAGHHMQPEFDGFMQPGCGSNTHFISNAPINAVHRQLGGHNLGSEPCSELDASTSEPLPHRCNNAADGVRSPSNDANISADEDEETFPFDVESIQPSNECHTKEKNFENGQNNSNNESNKKILIDSSQDTLLLEATLRSKLFAQLGTRNLSKNISSCDNTEHAVEQAAENDVGRERTHTGNGSLSGIEKHTKHDHGGTDRQERSIIEPSLDVRNQHQIENASNSHSTTDSQDCRLSVRQGHHLLNSVSSSPPSILRSAFCHLKVMSPIGLVELQTRDQQSQDNDIYNEESAHVNSDKIQRNTAIANAIKDLSGREFGSYTCNHTVNPFWPLCMYELRGKCNNDECPWQHVKDYSNGNMDQHDDPDCAGSQPGLILHQRACSGATKGPKFFDVTVSPTYLVGLDMLRADPLSYQSVLARVTSQWWEKCFSISLAISNMHRKPFPADGPFLHGSDGRIEIDGNWNRQSSYFRSRNSVLNQLEQALANNDQSIEMALIILNQEVNNIEGVKKALDVLSRALETDPTSVTLWIFYLLIYYSNTKSVGKDDMFSYAVKHNEGSYELWLMYINSRTQFDGRLVAYDAAIKVLCRHASASDRDRMRDSACILDLFLQMMDCLRMSGNVEKAIQRSYGLFPAMKISNEPFSLSHSDILACLKISDKCVLWVCCVYLVIYRKLPDAVVHRFECEKELEIEWPFVDLIDDEKRRAVELVEAAASSVDSYLYSESHKSESNLRSAQLFAVNLIRCLMALDCLESMRNLLDKYIKLYPSCFELVLISARTLNRDFGDLSFLGFEDALRNWPKEAPGIHCIWNQYVEYALQNASLDFAKELIIRWFHSIWEVQCHQSRLSEAVDGGNSCRSQGLASYASPETSNSNPNGIDLMFGYLNLSLKKLLLNNHIEAQLAIDSAMKAATPEWFKHCLREHAMFLLIAKLSLKEDSPTVGIKNILESYLDDARLFLISVPLSRKFIDDVKKPRVQQLVNNILNPVSFDFSLVNLLLEVWYGPSLLPKFGELKNLVDFVEGILEILPSNYPLAMSACKLLSRNYNFTNVASAGILFWASSTLVGAIFHAIPIPPEYVWVEAADILGNIAGNEAMSERFYEKAFSVYPFSVNLWKFYYNLSKSRGNASTVVEAAKEKGFLFD